One Anabas testudineus chromosome 15, fAnaTes1.2, whole genome shotgun sequence genomic window carries:
- the plaua gene encoding plasminogen activator, urokinase a: MNLLVTLTVLVALSINVVSSQRRHIERGECLDGDGSSYRGNVSRSSYGGKCVRWNRFSNQWGASKGIDNHNYCRNPDQSLKPWCRVKRGKRYVREFCDIRKCNVDTELTCGERSERRMHKIVGGSFTPIESHPWVAAIFTQSSFLCGGSLIAPSWVLTAAHCFSYGDENQTEHLSVYLGKTAINDTDFDKEQSFIVEKLIVHQGYSDFTFNNDIALLKIRSKAGGCAEKSAFTRTVCLPPAHTQLPSGFQCSIAGFGKERYGAWTYSQLLKQAEVNLLSHTQCKSDLYYGDRITRNMFCAATPDWDADACKGDSGGPLVCEVSGRMFLFGVVSWGEDCAKRNKPGVYTQVTNYNTWIADKTGLSRYTEGVMYPQK, from the exons ATGAACTTGTTAGTCACCCTCACCGTTCTTGTAGCGCTCAGTATTAATGTG GTTTCTTCACAAAGAAGACATATAGAGAGAGGGG AATGTCTGGATGGGGATGGAAGCAGttacagaggaaatgtttccaggtCATCATACGGCGGCAAGTGTGTCAGATGGAACAGGTTTTCAAACCAGTGGGGAGCTTCCAAGGGTATCGACAACCATAATTACTGCAG GAACCCTGACCAGAGCTTGAAGCCGTGGTGCCGAGTcaaaagaggaaagagataCGTGAGAGAATTCTGCGATATTCGCAAAT GTAACGTGGATACAG AGCTGACATGTGGTGAGAGGTCAGAGCGGCGGATGCATAAAATTGTGGGTGGTTCTTTCACACCCATTGAATCGCACCCATGGGTGGCAGCTATCTTTACTCAAAGCAGTTTCCTCTGTGGTGGCTCCCTCATTGCACCTTCTTGGGTCCTTACAGCTGCACACTGCTTCAGCTATGG tgaTGAGAATCAAACCGAGCATCTGTCTGTATACCTGGGGAAGACCGCCATCAATGACACAGACTTTGACAAGGAGCAGAGCTTTATTGTGGAAAAACTGATCGTCCACCAAGGCTATAGTGACTTCACTTTCAACAATGACATAG CACTATTGAAGATCAGAAGCAAAGCTGGAGGATGTGCAGAGAAGTCAGCGTTTACACGGACAGTGTGTCTTCCTCCAGCTCACACTCAGCTACCCTCAGGATTTCAGTGTAGCATCGCAGGATTTGGGAAGGAGAGATACG GTGCATGGACGTACTCACAGCTCTTGAAACAGGCTGAGGTGAACCTGCTTTCCCACACTCAGTGTAAAAGTGACTTGTACTACGGAGATCGCATCACCAGGAACATGTTCTGTGCGGCGACTCCTGACTGGGATGCGGATGCCTGCAAG GGTGACTCCGGTGGTCCGTTGGTGTGTGAAGTGTCAGGCCGGATGTTTCTATTTGGGGTGGTGAGCTGGGGTGAAGACTGTGCCAAGAGGAACAAACCAGGTGTTTACACACAGGTCACCAACTACAACACGTGGATCGCGGACAAAACAGGGCTCTCCAGATACACAGAAGGAGTGATGTATCCccagaaataa
- the LOC113159845 gene encoding inhibitor of nuclear factor kappa-B kinase subunit alpha-like isoform X1 encodes MERTAQLCGSWEMKEKLGMGGFGHVYLYQHLESGEKIAVKLCRLELNSKNKDRWSREIQIMKKLNHVNVVQAREVPEELSSIALNDLPLLSMEYCSRGDLRKVLNKPENCCGLKESEVLSLLNDIGSGIQYLHENKIIHRDLKPENIVLQDIDGKVNSVFEPAYSLCSIQSNIFIYLLPVPCCHYENDYVFHQLVHKIIDLGYAKDLDQGSLCTSFVGTLQYLAPELFESKPYTVTVDYWSFGTVIFECTCGFRPFLHHMQPVQWTSKVKNKGPKDIMAVEDMNGEVRFSTHLPYPNNLSRPLLEPVESLLQMLLLWDPATRGGGLDPGTTKQYCYTVLQNILSMKVIHVLDMTSAQLHSLVLGGEESLHSLQLRLEIQTQTHISPLSQELLLETGISLDPRRPPAHCLPEGLRGWDTSIVFLFDKSLTKYCGPLTARPLPDSVNFIVRETKTQLPLTALRKVWGEAVSYICGLKEDYLRLYQGQRAAMLSLLRYNTTLTRYKNMLFSQSQQLRAKLAFFKTSIQHDLEQYIKQRHSGISSEKMLKTWQENEKKADEFTKVADVGYLDEEIVALHSEIVELQRSPFARRQEDVMEQLEEKAIELYKQLKAKCKSPDPPHGYSDSSDMVKTILQTVQNQDRVLKDLYTHLSTILVCKRRIVDLFPKLEGAVENIKTAEATVMQMQMKRQKEFWYLLKIACAQSSSQSQTIMQQPTDSETVHQLLDENHRYLTQLTSLLQDATQEMEHSVMDQDWSWTQYGEKKAQLQKLPKLTKDSVL; translated from the exons ATGGAGCGGACTGCACAGCTGTGTGGCTCCtgggaaatgaaggaaaaactTGGGATGGGAGGCTTTGGGCATGTCTACCTGTACCAGCACCTT GAGTCAGGTGAGAAGATTGCTGTGAAACTTTGCCGCCTGGAGCTGAACTCCAAGAACAAAGACCGCTGGAGCAGAGAGATCCAGATCATGAAGAA GTTGAACCATGTGAATGTTGTTCAGGCCAGAGAGGTTCCAGAGGAGTTGAGCTCCATTGCTTTAAATGACCTCCCTCTGCTGTCAATGGAGTACTGCTCAAGAGGAGACTTACGCAAG GTGTTGAATAAACCTGAAAACTGTTGTGGGCTAAAGGAGAGTGAAGTCCTCTCACTGCTCAATGACATTG GTTCTGGTATCCAGTATCTCCATGAAAATAAGATCATTCATAGGGACCTGAAGCCAGAGAACATAGTTCTGCAGGATATTGATGGAAAGGTGAATTCAGTTTTTGAACCAGCTTACAGTCTGTGTAGTATACAATctaatattttcatatatttgcTTCCTGTGCCCTGCTGTCATTATGAAAATGATTATGTTTTCCACCAGCTTGTCCATAAAATCATAGATCTGGGTTATGCAAAAGACCTAGATCAGGGCAGTCTCTGTACATCGTTTGTTGGAACTCTCCAGTATCTG GCTCCAGAGCTGTTTGAGAGTAAACCCTACACAGTAACAGTGGATTACTGGAGCTTTGGGACAGTGATCTTTGAATGCACTTGTGGCTTTCGTCCCTTTTTACACCACATGCAGCCTGTGCAGTG GACAAGTAAAGTCAAGAACAAAGGTCCCAAAGATATCATGGCAGTAGAGGACATGAATGGAGAAGTCAGATTTTCCACACATCTCCCATATCCCAACAATCTCAGCAG GCCGCTGCTGGAACCAGTCGAGTCTCTTCTCCAAATGCTGTTACTGTGGGACCCTGCAACACGTGGTGGAGGGCTGGATCCTGGCACAACCAAACAGTACTGCTACACCGTCCTGCAGAATATTCTCAGCATGAAG GTGATTCACGTGTTGGACATGACTTCAGCCCAGCTGCACTCATTGGTTTTGGGGGGTGAGGAGAGCTTACACTCCCTGCAACTTCGCCTGGAGATACAAACTCAGACACACATTTCCCCGCTGagtcaggagctgctgctggagacgGGAATCTCCCTCGACCCACGCAGACCGCCTGCACACTGTTTGCCAGAAGGATTG CGAGGCTGGGACACCTCCATTGTCTTCCTGTTTGATAAGAGCCTGACCAAGTACTGTGGACCACTGACTGCTAGACCTCTGCCAGACAGTGTCAACTTTATAG tcagagagacaaagacacagctcCCACTCACTGCACTAAGAAAGGTGTGGGGGGAAGCAGTCAGCTATATCTGTGGGCTGAAAGAGGACTACCTTCGCTTGTACCAGGGCCAGAGGGCTGCCAT GCTGAGTCTGCTGCGTTACAATACCACATTAACAAGGTACAAGAACATGTTGTTCTCCCAGTCACAGCAGCTCCGAGCCAAACTAGCTTTCTTTAAGACCAGTATCCAGCATGACCTTGAGCAGTACATCAAGCAGAGGCACTCTGGCATCT CTTCagaaaaaatgctaaaaacgtggcaggaaaatgaaaagaaggcTGATGAGTTTACAAAG GTTGCAGATGTGGGGTATCTGGATGAAGAGATAGTGGCTCTACACTCTGAGATTGTAGAGTTGCAGAGGAGTCCATTTGCGAGAAGACAAGAGGATGTAATGGAACAGCT cGAAGAAAAGGCTATTGAACTCTACAAGCAACTGAAAGCTAAATGCAAAA GTCCTGACCCTCCACATGGCTACAGTGACAGTTCAGACATGGTGAAGACCATACTCCAAACAGTTCAGAACCAAGACAGAGTGCTGAAAGATTTGTACACTCACCTGAG TACAATTCTAGTGTGTAAACGACGCATAGTTGACTTATTCCCGAAGTTGGAGGGGGCagtagaaaacataaaaacagcagaggcAACAGTGATGCAGATGCAAATGAAGCGACAGAAAGAGTTCTGGTACCTCCTCAAGATTGCCTGT GCCCAGAGCAGTTCTCAATCACAGACCATTATGCAACAACCCACTGACAG TGAAACCGTTCATCAATTACTGGATGAGAATCACCGTTATTTGACTCAGCTAACTTCTCTACTTCAAGACGCCACCCAAGAGATGGAGCACAGTGTCATG GATCAGGACTGGAGTTGGACGCAGTACGGAGAAAAGAAAGCTCAACTGCAGAAGCTGCCGAAACTGACCAAAGACTCAGTGTTATGA
- the LOC113159845 gene encoding inhibitor of nuclear factor kappa-B kinase subunit alpha-like isoform X2: MERTAQLCGSWEMKEKLGMGGFGHVYLYQHLESGEKIAVKLCRLELNSKNKDRWSREIQIMKKLNHVNVVQAREVPEELSSIALNDLPLLSMEYCSRGDLRKVLNKPENCCGLKESEVLSLLNDIGSGIQYLHENKIIHRDLKPENIVLQDIDGKLVHKIIDLGYAKDLDQGSLCTSFVGTLQYLAPELFESKPYTVTVDYWSFGTVIFECTCGFRPFLHHMQPVQWTSKVKNKGPKDIMAVEDMNGEVRFSTHLPYPNNLSRPLLEPVESLLQMLLLWDPATRGGGLDPGTTKQYCYTVLQNILSMKVIHVLDMTSAQLHSLVLGGEESLHSLQLRLEIQTQTHISPLSQELLLETGISLDPRRPPAHCLPEGLRGWDTSIVFLFDKSLTKYCGPLTARPLPDSVNFIVRETKTQLPLTALRKVWGEAVSYICGLKEDYLRLYQGQRAAMLSLLRYNTTLTRYKNMLFSQSQQLRAKLAFFKTSIQHDLEQYIKQRHSGISSEKMLKTWQENEKKADEFTKVADVGYLDEEIVALHSEIVELQRSPFARRQEDVMEQLEEKAIELYKQLKAKCKSPDPPHGYSDSSDMVKTILQTVQNQDRVLKDLYTHLSTILVCKRRIVDLFPKLEGAVENIKTAEATVMQMQMKRQKEFWYLLKIACAQSSSQSQTIMQQPTDSETVHQLLDENHRYLTQLTSLLQDATQEMEHSVMDQDWSWTQYGEKKAQLQKLPKLTKDSVL; encoded by the exons ATGGAGCGGACTGCACAGCTGTGTGGCTCCtgggaaatgaaggaaaaactTGGGATGGGAGGCTTTGGGCATGTCTACCTGTACCAGCACCTT GAGTCAGGTGAGAAGATTGCTGTGAAACTTTGCCGCCTGGAGCTGAACTCCAAGAACAAAGACCGCTGGAGCAGAGAGATCCAGATCATGAAGAA GTTGAACCATGTGAATGTTGTTCAGGCCAGAGAGGTTCCAGAGGAGTTGAGCTCCATTGCTTTAAATGACCTCCCTCTGCTGTCAATGGAGTACTGCTCAAGAGGAGACTTACGCAAG GTGTTGAATAAACCTGAAAACTGTTGTGGGCTAAAGGAGAGTGAAGTCCTCTCACTGCTCAATGACATTG GTTCTGGTATCCAGTATCTCCATGAAAATAAGATCATTCATAGGGACCTGAAGCCAGAGAACATAGTTCTGCAGGATATTGATGGAAAG CTTGTCCATAAAATCATAGATCTGGGTTATGCAAAAGACCTAGATCAGGGCAGTCTCTGTACATCGTTTGTTGGAACTCTCCAGTATCTG GCTCCAGAGCTGTTTGAGAGTAAACCCTACACAGTAACAGTGGATTACTGGAGCTTTGGGACAGTGATCTTTGAATGCACTTGTGGCTTTCGTCCCTTTTTACACCACATGCAGCCTGTGCAGTG GACAAGTAAAGTCAAGAACAAAGGTCCCAAAGATATCATGGCAGTAGAGGACATGAATGGAGAAGTCAGATTTTCCACACATCTCCCATATCCCAACAATCTCAGCAG GCCGCTGCTGGAACCAGTCGAGTCTCTTCTCCAAATGCTGTTACTGTGGGACCCTGCAACACGTGGTGGAGGGCTGGATCCTGGCACAACCAAACAGTACTGCTACACCGTCCTGCAGAATATTCTCAGCATGAAG GTGATTCACGTGTTGGACATGACTTCAGCCCAGCTGCACTCATTGGTTTTGGGGGGTGAGGAGAGCTTACACTCCCTGCAACTTCGCCTGGAGATACAAACTCAGACACACATTTCCCCGCTGagtcaggagctgctgctggagacgGGAATCTCCCTCGACCCACGCAGACCGCCTGCACACTGTTTGCCAGAAGGATTG CGAGGCTGGGACACCTCCATTGTCTTCCTGTTTGATAAGAGCCTGACCAAGTACTGTGGACCACTGACTGCTAGACCTCTGCCAGACAGTGTCAACTTTATAG tcagagagacaaagacacagctcCCACTCACTGCACTAAGAAAGGTGTGGGGGGAAGCAGTCAGCTATATCTGTGGGCTGAAAGAGGACTACCTTCGCTTGTACCAGGGCCAGAGGGCTGCCAT GCTGAGTCTGCTGCGTTACAATACCACATTAACAAGGTACAAGAACATGTTGTTCTCCCAGTCACAGCAGCTCCGAGCCAAACTAGCTTTCTTTAAGACCAGTATCCAGCATGACCTTGAGCAGTACATCAAGCAGAGGCACTCTGGCATCT CTTCagaaaaaatgctaaaaacgtggcaggaaaatgaaaagaaggcTGATGAGTTTACAAAG GTTGCAGATGTGGGGTATCTGGATGAAGAGATAGTGGCTCTACACTCTGAGATTGTAGAGTTGCAGAGGAGTCCATTTGCGAGAAGACAAGAGGATGTAATGGAACAGCT cGAAGAAAAGGCTATTGAACTCTACAAGCAACTGAAAGCTAAATGCAAAA GTCCTGACCCTCCACATGGCTACAGTGACAGTTCAGACATGGTGAAGACCATACTCCAAACAGTTCAGAACCAAGACAGAGTGCTGAAAGATTTGTACACTCACCTGAG TACAATTCTAGTGTGTAAACGACGCATAGTTGACTTATTCCCGAAGTTGGAGGGGGCagtagaaaacataaaaacagcagaggcAACAGTGATGCAGATGCAAATGAAGCGACAGAAAGAGTTCTGGTACCTCCTCAAGATTGCCTGT GCCCAGAGCAGTTCTCAATCACAGACCATTATGCAACAACCCACTGACAG TGAAACCGTTCATCAATTACTGGATGAGAATCACCGTTATTTGACTCAGCTAACTTCTCTACTTCAAGACGCCACCCAAGAGATGGAGCACAGTGTCATG GATCAGGACTGGAGTTGGACGCAGTACGGAGAAAAGAAAGCTCAACTGCAGAAGCTGCCGAAACTGACCAAAGACTCAGTGTTATGA